Proteins co-encoded in one Gadus morhua chromosome 6, gadMor3.0, whole genome shotgun sequence genomic window:
- the ascc2 gene encoding activating signal cointegrator 1 complex subunit 2: protein MACAIVPLDEQQVTEPSVVGKDRTLPALHPDRKEERCFVPYKPPPEDGSPAQVEEFLEHAKFITEDLEWLLALPHDKFWCQVVFDETLQKCLDSYLRHASRGLDPAGLPCSPAVAEAQRHIHRAVFMTFLRMATHKESKENFLTPSVFGEIIYENFLFDIPKILDLCVLFGKGNTQLLHKMIENIFTQQPGYYSDLDEAVPSVLQVFDTILDKCGLQCEGAAMEPMKLSANGRPTAMTMSQQDLLDLVLYLCDSTTTIHAFLDIYPPACSTFQSHNFLSRLVSFYESAVPDIEKAVRKRNFTDKSLKEDLWKRMCHSCKRMVEVAHLLLQHSCLQPILEGGDNIQTFAEELLQHFTSFLPEKRFLSDYDEQFPIADDISLLQQALPLIDETRTSYLLQGVQSAWDSVGRRRPRGHTQTHGRPAAQGGAAGGRASPLGLRESGEGWETPRGAEASQYTPHKGNNGAAGSLGAGELESLLSSIRELLPDLGEGFLLACLQEYDYSSELVINNILEDRLAPGLDQLDRAMPRAPKEELPPVLSERSNVFDDDEFDVFHRDKVDMSRIWKGRRKGESAQEVLGDKQHIDAQRDRYRAYENVVDEVMVEPGAVYTLDGDYDDEYDDTYDVNQVGANDLDGDSLLSRRPFTLPLVLRTGNKAQFELEEEEEEDTRPMENQNPNHAPRDQFCQDPALLRERAEARRAAFHQKKGFRPEPAGSVVGKPKGQGQTQETLQDRRKKEASKGRGANHNRRNMADRKRNKGMIPS from the exons ATGGCCTGTGCCATAGTACCGCTTGATGAACAACAGGTGACCGAACCGAGTGTTGTCGGAAAAGACCGAACCTTGCCTGCTCTG CATCCTGACCGGAAGGAAGAGCGGTGTTTTGTGCCCTACAAGCCTCCGCCCGAGGATGGCTCACCTGCTCAGGTGGAGGAGTTCCTAGAACATGCCAAGTTCATCACTGAAGACCTGGAGTGGTTGCTGGCTTTACCCCATGACAAGTTCTGGTGCCAG GTCGTGTTCGACGAGACGCTGCAGAAGTGTCTGGACTCGTACCTGCGCCACGCCTCCCGTGGCCTGGACCCGGCTGGGCTGCCTTGCTCCCCGGCCGTGGCAGAGGCGCAGCGTCACATTCACCGGGCCGTCTTCATGACCTTCCTCCGGATGGCCACGCACAAGGAGTCCAAG GAGAACTTCCTGACTCCGTCCGTGTTTGGCGAGATCATCTACGAAAACTTTCTGTTTGACATTCCCAAGATCCTGGACCTGTGTGTGCTGTTCGGCAAGGGCAACACCCAGCTGTTGCATAAGATGATAG AAAACATCTTCACGCAGCAGCCCGGTTACTACAGTGACCTGGACGAGGCGGTGCCGTCGGTTCTGCAG GTGTTCGACACGATCCTGGACAAGTGCGGTCTTCAGTGTGAAGGCGCCGCCATGGAGCCCATGAAGCTCAGTGCCAACGGCCGGCCCACTGCCATGACCATGAGTCAGCAG GACTTGTTAGACCTGGTTCTGTACCTGTGTGACTCAACCACCACCATCCACGCCTTCCTAGACATCTACCCCCCTGCCTGCTCCACCTTCCAGTCCCACAACTTCCTTAGCAG ACTGGTCTCCTTTTATGAGTCTGCTGTCCCGGACATTGAGAAGGCAGTGAGGAAGAGAAACTTTACAGACAAAAG CCTTAAGGAGGACTTGTGGAAGAGGATGTGCCACTCGTGTAagaggatggtggaggtggcccacctgctgctgcagcactcCTGCCTACAGCCCATCCTGGAGGG GGGTGACAATATCCAAACATTCGCAGAGGAACTCCTACAACATTTCACATCATTTCTCCCTGAAAAAAG GTTCCTGTCAGACTATGATGAACAGTTCCCCATAGCCGACGACATCAGTCTACTGCAGCAGGCTCTGCCTCTCAT AGACGAGACGCGGACGTCGTACCTGCTTCAGGGGGTGCAGAGTGCCTGGGACAGCGTGGGCCGGAGAAGGCCCCGGGGCCACACGCAGACCCACGGCCGCCCAGCAGCCCAGGGAGGGGCCGCCGGGGGCCGGGCCTCCCCCCTGGGGCTGAGGGAGTCCGGGGAGGGCTGGGAGACCCCCAGGGGAGCTGAAGCCTCGCAGTACACGCCCCACAAAGGAAACAAC ggcgcTGCGGGTTCGCTGGGCGCGGGGGAGCTGGAGTCGCTGCTCTCCTCGATCAGAGAGCTGCTGCCCGACCTGGGGGAGGGCTTCCTGCTGGCCTGCCTCCAGGAGTACGACTACAGCTCGGAGCTGGTCATCAACAACATCCTGGAGGACCGCCTGGCCCCCGGCCTGGACCAGCTGGACCGCGCTATGCCCAG AGCCCCGAAGGAGGAGCTGCCACCGGTGCTGAGCGAGAGGTCCAACGTGTTCGACGACGACGAGTTTGACGTGTTCCACCGGGACAAGGTGGACATGTCACGCATCTGGAAGGGCAGGAG GAAAGGGGAGAGCGCGCAGGAGGTCCTCGGGGACAAGCAGCACATCGACGCGCAGCGGGACCGCTACCGGGCCTACGAGAACGTGGTGGacgaggtgatggtggagcccgGGGCGGTCTACACCCTGGACGGGGACTACGACGACGAGTACGACGACACCTACGACGTCAACCAAGTGGGGGCCAACGACCTGGACGGAGACAGCCTGCTGAGCCGGAG GCCTTTCACCCTCCCATTAGTGCTGCGGACCGGAAACAAAGCGCAGtttgagctggaggaggaagaggaggaagacacGAGGCCCATGGAG AACCAGAACCCCAACCACGCACCCAGGGACCAGTTCTGCCAGGACCCCGCCCTGCTGAGGGAACGCGCCGAGGCCAGACGGGCCGCCTTCCACCAGAAGAAAGG CTTTCGCCCCGAGCCGGCGGGCAGCGTGGTTGGCAAGCCCAAGGGCCAGGGCCAGACCCAGGAGACGCTGCAGGACCGCCGCAAGAAGGAGGCCAGCAAGGGACGGGGGGCCAACCACAACCGCCGCAACATGGCTGACCGCAAGAGGAACAAGGGCATGATCCCCTCCTGA
- the rnf215 gene encoding RING finger protein 215 isoform X2, producing MAAICSRYCFWVRFLLWVTSSWIQMLVTGEQVAVVEVCVTEERPIISAVLQGQLVEARQGGVPGHDDNSFGKQLDLEGDLILVQDERSQVTEVEGAAAAAQDRESWIGVVPLKMETQSSTGNQDSFADTVVNKMKRALVLGASALIILALNHNTVSEMDLSQVLSKPIIIIQTSENVTKLIGALLRGLHATAKITYKTILQDNLGATLTLWSSCGRSRGGLYGEWQGVICTGETNSRVQKYLQQLWNTVLMVAVVLSTGVIVQARWQYHDNQLTDDGESSKQDILRRMSSLKTKTYCQPKPWCDSSQPMEAENCAVCLEPFNNNQVTSAERVNVGRKLVSPAPSPVLSPDPNLLHPQPSTPEHG from the exons ATGGCTGCGATCTGTTCACGGTACTGTTTTTGGGTCCGATTTCTCCTTTGGGTCACTTCCTCTTGGATACAGATGTTAGTCACGGGTGAACAGGTAGCGGTGGTGGAGGTCTGCGTAACAGAGGAGCGACCGATAATCAGCGCTGTACTACAGGGACAGCTGGTGGAGGCTCGCCAGGGTGGAGTCCCCGGGCATGATGACAACTCTTTTGGAAAACAACTCGACCTTGAGGGAGATCTGATATTG GTGCAGGATGAGCGATCCCAGGTAACCGAAGTTGAAGGGGCAGCTGCCGCTGCCCAGGATAGGGAGTCATGGATTGGAGTAGTCCCTCTGAAGATGGAGACACAATCTTCTACTGGGAACCAGGATTCTTTTGCCGATACAGTAGTCAATAAA ATGAAACGAGCCTTGGTTCTGGGAGCATCCGCACTCATCATTCTGGCCCTCAACCACAACACCGTCAGCGAG ATGGATTTGTCCCAAGTGCTGTCCAAacctatcatcatcatccagaCATCAGAGAATGTCACAAAGCTGATTGGTGCACTTCTCAG GGGCCTTCACGCAACAGCCAAGATCACATACAAGACTATATTACAGGACAACCTG gGGGCCACCCTGACCCTGTGGTCATCTTGCGGCCGTTCGAGAGGTGGTCTGTACGGAGAGTGGCAGGGGGTGATCTGTACCGGAGAGACCAACTCCCGGGTCCAG AAATACCTGCAGCAGCTTTGGAACACTGTCCTGATGGTGGCTGTGGTACTCAGCACAGGGGTCATAGTTCAAGCCCGCTGGCAGTACCATGACAACCAGCTCACTGATGACGGGGAG TCGTCCAAACAAGACATTCTGAGGAGAATGTCTTCCCTGAAGACCAAAACATACTGCCAGCCCAAGCCCTGGTGTGACTCATCCCAACCAATGGAGGCGGAGAACTGTGCGGTCTGCCTGGAGCCCTTCAACAATAACCAG GTAACATCTGCAGAGAGAGTTAATGTTGGACGGAAGTTGGTGTCGCCAGCTCCCTCACCGGTCCTCAGCCCGGACCCAAACCTCCTCCATCCACAACCCTCCACCCCAGAGCATGGCTAG
- the rnf215 gene encoding RING finger protein 215 isoform X3, whose amino-acid sequence MAAICSRYCFWVRFLLWVTSSWIQMLVTGEQVAVVEVCVTEERPIISAVLQGQLVEARQGGVPGHDDNSFGKQLDLEGDLILMKRALVLGASALIILALNHNTVSEMDLSQVLSKPIIIIQTSENVTKLIGALLRGLHATAKITYKTILQDNLGATLTLWSSCGRSRGGLYGEWQGVICTGETNSRVQKYLQQLWNTVLMVAVVLSTGVIVQARWQYHDNQLTDDGESSKQDILRRMSSLKTKTYCQPKPWCDSSQPMEAENCAVCLEPFNNNQCLRVLPCRHEYHRDCVDPWLILQHTCPLCKRSILGNICRES is encoded by the exons ATGGCTGCGATCTGTTCACGGTACTGTTTTTGGGTCCGATTTCTCCTTTGGGTCACTTCCTCTTGGATACAGATGTTAGTCACGGGTGAACAGGTAGCGGTGGTGGAGGTCTGCGTAACAGAGGAGCGACCGATAATCAGCGCTGTACTACAGGGACAGCTGGTGGAGGCTCGCCAGGGTGGAGTCCCCGGGCATGATGACAACTCTTTTGGAAAACAACTCGACCTTGAGGGAGATCTGATATTG ATGAAACGAGCCTTGGTTCTGGGAGCATCCGCACTCATCATTCTGGCCCTCAACCACAACACCGTCAGCGAG ATGGATTTGTCCCAAGTGCTGTCCAAacctatcatcatcatccagaCATCAGAGAATGTCACAAAGCTGATTGGTGCACTTCTCAG GGGCCTTCACGCAACAGCCAAGATCACATACAAGACTATATTACAGGACAACCTG gGGGCCACCCTGACCCTGTGGTCATCTTGCGGCCGTTCGAGAGGTGGTCTGTACGGAGAGTGGCAGGGGGTGATCTGTACCGGAGAGACCAACTCCCGGGTCCAG AAATACCTGCAGCAGCTTTGGAACACTGTCCTGATGGTGGCTGTGGTACTCAGCACAGGGGTCATAGTTCAAGCCCGCTGGCAGTACCATGACAACCAGCTCACTGATGACGGGGAG TCGTCCAAACAAGACATTCTGAGGAGAATGTCTTCCCTGAAGACCAAAACATACTGCCAGCCCAAGCCCTGGTGTGACTCATCCCAACCAATGGAGGCGGAGAACTGTGCGGTCTGCCTGGAGCCCTTCAACAATAACCAG TGTCTACGTGTGCTGCCGTGCCGCCACGAGTACCACAGAGATTGTGTGGACCCCTGGCTGATCCTGCAGCACACCTGTCCTCTGTGCAAACGCAGCATTCTCG GTAACATCTGCAGAGAGAGTTAA
- the rnf215 gene encoding RING finger protein 215 isoform X1: MAAICSRYCFWVRFLLWVTSSWIQMLVTGEQVAVVEVCVTEERPIISAVLQGQLVEARQGGVPGHDDNSFGKQLDLEGDLILVQDERSQVTEVEGAAAAAQDRESWIGVVPLKMETQSSTGNQDSFADTVVNKMKRALVLGASALIILALNHNTVSEMDLSQVLSKPIIIIQTSENVTKLIGALLRGLHATAKITYKTILQDNLGATLTLWSSCGRSRGGLYGEWQGVICTGETNSRVQKYLQQLWNTVLMVAVVLSTGVIVQARWQYHDNQLTDDGESSKQDILRRMSSLKTKTYCQPKPWCDSSQPMEAENCAVCLEPFNNNQCLRVLPCRHEYHRDCVDPWLILQHTCPLCKRSILGNICRES; this comes from the exons ATGGCTGCGATCTGTTCACGGTACTGTTTTTGGGTCCGATTTCTCCTTTGGGTCACTTCCTCTTGGATACAGATGTTAGTCACGGGTGAACAGGTAGCGGTGGTGGAGGTCTGCGTAACAGAGGAGCGACCGATAATCAGCGCTGTACTACAGGGACAGCTGGTGGAGGCTCGCCAGGGTGGAGTCCCCGGGCATGATGACAACTCTTTTGGAAAACAACTCGACCTTGAGGGAGATCTGATATTG GTGCAGGATGAGCGATCCCAGGTAACCGAAGTTGAAGGGGCAGCTGCCGCTGCCCAGGATAGGGAGTCATGGATTGGAGTAGTCCCTCTGAAGATGGAGACACAATCTTCTACTGGGAACCAGGATTCTTTTGCCGATACAGTAGTCAATAAA ATGAAACGAGCCTTGGTTCTGGGAGCATCCGCACTCATCATTCTGGCCCTCAACCACAACACCGTCAGCGAG ATGGATTTGTCCCAAGTGCTGTCCAAacctatcatcatcatccagaCATCAGAGAATGTCACAAAGCTGATTGGTGCACTTCTCAG GGGCCTTCACGCAACAGCCAAGATCACATACAAGACTATATTACAGGACAACCTG gGGGCCACCCTGACCCTGTGGTCATCTTGCGGCCGTTCGAGAGGTGGTCTGTACGGAGAGTGGCAGGGGGTGATCTGTACCGGAGAGACCAACTCCCGGGTCCAG AAATACCTGCAGCAGCTTTGGAACACTGTCCTGATGGTGGCTGTGGTACTCAGCACAGGGGTCATAGTTCAAGCCCGCTGGCAGTACCATGACAACCAGCTCACTGATGACGGGGAG TCGTCCAAACAAGACATTCTGAGGAGAATGTCTTCCCTGAAGACCAAAACATACTGCCAGCCCAAGCCCTGGTGTGACTCATCCCAACCAATGGAGGCGGAGAACTGTGCGGTCTGCCTGGAGCCCTTCAACAATAACCAG TGTCTACGTGTGCTGCCGTGCCGCCACGAGTACCACAGAGATTGTGTGGACCCCTGGCTGATCCTGCAGCACACCTGTCCTCTGTGCAAACGCAGCATTCTCG GTAACATCTGCAGAGAGAGTTAA